The following are encoded together in the Pectobacterium wasabiae CFBP 3304 genome:
- a CDS encoding CoA pyrophosphatase gives MSEIAFPTTAFTLDDFITRFQLQLPPPLQPVHQQRQAAVLVPIICHPTPTLLLTRRSADLRKHAGQVAFPGGAADKTDRSIIETALREAQEEVAIPPKNVQVLGILPPLDSVSGFQVTPVVGLIAAQTRFHPNEDEVAELFEIPLDDAFALTRYYPLDIERKQQRHRIYLSWYQQQFVWGLTAAIIHQLALQISDRP, from the coding sequence ATGAGTGAAATTGCCTTTCCGACAACGGCCTTCACGCTGGACGACTTTATTACGCGTTTTCAGCTACAGCTTCCACCGCCGCTACAACCTGTTCATCAACAACGGCAGGCTGCGGTTCTGGTACCGATTATCTGTCACCCTACGCCCACGCTGTTATTGACCCGGCGTTCTGCCGATCTCCGTAAGCATGCCGGGCAGGTGGCGTTTCCCGGCGGCGCGGCAGACAAAACGGATCGTTCAATCATCGAAACGGCACTACGTGAAGCACAGGAAGAAGTGGCTATTCCGCCGAAAAATGTACAGGTGTTGGGCATCCTACCGCCGCTGGATAGCGTCAGCGGCTTTCAGGTCACACCGGTCGTCGGACTGATCGCCGCACAGACCCGCTTCCACCCCAATGAAGATGAAGTCGCTGAGCTGTTCGAAATTCCGCTGGATGACGCTTTCGCGCTGACACGCTACTACCCGCTGGATATTGAGCGCAAGCAGCAACGGCACCGGATTTATCTCTCCTGGTATCAGCAGCAGTTTGTCTGGGGACTGACCGCCGCTATCATCCATCAGCTTGCTTTACAGATTTCCGACAGGCCCTAA
- the pabB gene encoding aminodeoxychorismate synthase component 1, whose product MTAANTIHEINTSDSGSAVVYHALPYYPNVLLDRFAPFSQQPWAILLHSGFADHSHNRFDIMVADPRVTLCTREGKTEIISDGVTNTLEGDPFILLQQQLDALSLPVETHPDFPFQGGALGLFGYDLGRQIETLPAQAEQDIDLPDMAVGLYDWVLVADHHRQTLTLIVHHSLQARLDWLATPPVNAIKVDFSLTSDWQPNMSRAVYGEKFRKIQGYLLAGDCYQVNLAQRFSATYAGDEWQAFLRLSAGNKAPFSAFLRLPENTVISVSPERFLWLENNHIQTRPIKGTLPRLADPDADKQQANRLARSEKDRAENLMIVDLLRNDIGRVAVPGSVRVPELFAVEPFPAVHHLVSTIEAQLPENCPATTLLRACFPGGSITGAPKIRAMQIIEELEPQRRNAYCGSVGYISLCGTMDTNITIRTLLTERGRIYCWAGGGIVADSEEQAEYQETFDKVGRILPLLDNSQANNSGTE is encoded by the coding sequence ATGACCGCCGCCAACACGATTCACGAGATCAATACCAGCGATTCAGGCTCTGCCGTTGTCTATCACGCGCTGCCATATTACCCGAATGTGCTGCTCGATCGCTTTGCCCCTTTTTCCCAACAGCCGTGGGCAATATTACTGCATTCTGGGTTTGCCGATCATTCGCACAATCGCTTTGACATCATGGTCGCTGACCCACGCGTCACATTGTGTACGCGCGAAGGCAAAACGGAAATAATAAGTGACGGCGTAACGAACACCCTAGAAGGTGATCCGTTTATCCTGCTGCAACAGCAGCTTGATGCGCTGTCGTTACCTGTCGAAACACATCCTGACTTTCCTTTTCAGGGCGGCGCATTAGGTCTGTTCGGCTATGATTTGGGACGCCAGATTGAAACGTTGCCCGCACAGGCCGAACAGGATATCGACCTGCCGGATATGGCTGTGGGTTTATATGACTGGGTGCTGGTTGCCGACCACCACCGACAAACCTTAACGCTGATCGTACATCATTCCCTTCAGGCACGGCTCGACTGGTTAGCGACCCCGCCTGTCAACGCGATAAAAGTCGATTTCAGCCTGACCAGCGACTGGCAGCCGAATATGTCACGCGCCGTGTACGGCGAAAAATTCCGCAAAATACAGGGCTATCTTCTGGCGGGCGATTGCTATCAGGTCAATCTGGCACAGCGTTTCTCTGCGACTTACGCTGGTGATGAATGGCAGGCGTTTTTACGATTGTCCGCAGGCAATAAAGCGCCTTTTTCTGCTTTCCTGCGCCTGCCGGAAAATACCGTGATCAGCGTGTCGCCGGAACGCTTCCTCTGGCTGGAAAATAACCACATTCAAACGCGTCCGATTAAAGGTACATTACCGCGACTCGCAGACCCAGATGCGGATAAGCAACAGGCGAACCGGCTCGCCCGTTCAGAGAAAGATCGCGCAGAAAACCTGATGATTGTCGATCTTCTGCGTAACGATATTGGTCGCGTCGCGGTTCCGGGCAGCGTTCGCGTACCGGAGCTGTTTGCCGTTGAGCCTTTCCCCGCAGTGCACCATCTGGTCAGCACGATTGAAGCGCAGCTACCAGAAAATTGTCCCGCGACCACGCTGCTACGCGCCTGTTTCCCCGGCGGGTCGATCACTGGCGCACCGAAAATCCGTGCCATGCAGATTATTGAAGAGTTGGAACCTCAGCGTCGTAATGCCTACTGCGGCAGCGTCGGCTACATTAGTCTGTGCGGAACCATGGACACCAACATCACCATCAGGACGTTATTAACCGAACGCGGCAGAATCTACTGTTGGGCAGGTGGTGGCATCGTCGCCGACAGTGAGGAACAGGCGGAATATCAGGAAACGTTTGATAAAGTGGGCCGTATTCTTCCACTGCTGGATAACTCCCAGGCCAACAATTCAGGTACTGAGTGA
- a CDS encoding YoaH family protein: MIAGMPALTHKQQQDAVERIQELMSEGMSSGQAIALVAAEIRENHKGGNVAVMFDEDDDDMVNDSDEEHHFDDGEEEDEQ; the protein is encoded by the coding sequence ATGATTGCAGGTATGCCCGCGCTGACACATAAACAGCAGCAAGATGCCGTAGAGCGCATTCAGGAACTGATGTCTGAAGGCATGAGCAGCGGACAGGCGATCGCGCTCGTCGCGGCAGAAATTCGCGAAAACCATAAGGGCGGCAACGTCGCGGTGATGTTTGACGAAGACGATGATGACATGGTTAATGATAGCGATGAAGAACATCATTTTGACGATGGTGAAGAGGAGGACGAGCAGTAA
- a CDS encoding RidA family protein, whose amino-acid sequence MAITRINPEARWSDAVIYNNTLYYTSVPENLDDDAQSQTENALGAIDAVLKQAGTDKSKLLDVTIFLADADDFAAMNAAWDTWVVAGSAPVRCTVQAKLMHPKFKVEIKAIAAV is encoded by the coding sequence ATGGCGATCACACGTATTAATCCCGAAGCACGCTGGTCAGACGCCGTTATCTATAACAACACGCTCTATTACACCAGCGTGCCAGAGAATCTGGATGACGACGCGCAGTCACAGACGGAAAACGCGCTGGGCGCGATAGATGCGGTCCTAAAACAGGCTGGAACGGATAAGAGCAAGCTACTGGACGTGACGATTTTTCTCGCCGACGCCGATGATTTTGCCGCGATGAACGCCGCATGGGATACCTGGGTCGTAGCTGGCAGCGCACCAGTACGCTGCACTGTGCAGGCGAAGTTGATGCATCCGAAATTTAAAGTCGAAATAAAAGCAATCGCGGCGGTATAA
- a CDS encoding ATP-dependent DNA helicase has protein sequence MTNDRVIDDFANDGALAKAITGFKPREPQRQMAQAVMRAIDDKTALVVEAGTGTGKTYAYLAPALRSDKKVIISTGSKALQDQLYSRDLPTVAQALKYKGKLALLKGRSNYLCLERLEQQSLGGGDLPGETLSELVRLRGWSSETTEGDVTTCAGVAEDSTIWPLVTSTNDNCLGSDCPHYKECFVVKARRKAMDADIVVVNHHLYLADMVVKETGFAELIPESDVVIFDEAHQIPDIASQYFGQQLSSRQLLDLAKDIIIAYRTEVRDASQLQKSADRLTQSTQDFRLALGDPGFRGNLRDVLEQPSLQRALLLLDDALELCYDVAKLSLGRSALLDVAFERATLYRNRLKRLKDVQLPGYSYWYECNSRHFVLALTPLSVADRFRELIKEKPAAWVFTSATLSVNDQLFHFTDRLGLDNANTLLLPSPFDYANQALLCVPRNLPETNRPGAAKRLAAMLRPLIEANQGRCFMLCTSHQMMRDLAAEFRATLTLPVLLQGETGKAQLLSQFVSAGNALLVATSSFWEGVDVRGDTLSCVIIDKLPFTSPDDPLLKARIEDCRLRGGEPFDDVQVPDAVITLKQGVGRLIRDVEDRGVIVICDNRLVMRPYGAVFLNSLPPTPRTRDIQQAITFLTRSS, from the coding sequence GTGACGAACGATCGGGTAATCGATGATTTTGCTAATGACGGTGCGCTGGCGAAGGCGATCACGGGCTTCAAGCCTCGTGAGCCACAGCGGCAGATGGCGCAAGCCGTCATGCGGGCCATCGACGATAAAACGGCGCTAGTGGTAGAAGCGGGAACCGGAACCGGTAAAACCTATGCTTACCTTGCGCCAGCCTTGCGTTCGGATAAAAAAGTCATCATCTCGACCGGTTCGAAAGCGCTACAGGACCAGCTCTATAGTCGCGATTTACCGACGGTCGCGCAGGCGCTGAAGTACAAAGGCAAGTTAGCGCTGCTGAAAGGCCGTTCTAACTATCTCTGCCTGGAACGGCTTGAACAGCAATCGCTGGGTGGCGGTGATTTACCCGGCGAAACGCTGAGCGAACTGGTCAGGCTGCGCGGCTGGTCGTCGGAAACCACAGAAGGCGATGTCACGACCTGTGCAGGTGTGGCGGAAGACAGTACGATCTGGCCACTCGTGACCAGCACTAACGATAACTGTCTGGGCAGTGACTGCCCGCATTATAAAGAGTGCTTCGTGGTGAAGGCGCGGCGCAAAGCGATGGATGCCGATATCGTGGTGGTTAACCATCATCTCTATCTGGCGGACATGGTAGTGAAGGAAACGGGTTTTGCGGAACTGATCCCGGAAAGCGACGTCGTGATTTTCGATGAGGCCCACCAGATTCCCGATATCGCCAGTCAATATTTCGGCCAGCAGCTTTCCAGCCGCCAACTGCTGGATCTGGCAAAAGACATCATCATTGCTTACCGCACAGAAGTGCGTGATGCCTCTCAGCTACAGAAAAGTGCCGATCGCCTGACGCAAAGTACGCAGGATTTTCGGTTGGCGCTGGGCGATCCGGGGTTTCGCGGTAACTTACGCGATGTGCTCGAACAGCCGTCGCTTCAGCGTGCGCTGCTGTTGCTGGATGACGCACTGGAGCTGTGTTACGACGTTGCGAAACTGTCGCTGGGGCGTTCAGCATTGCTGGATGTCGCCTTTGAACGCGCCACACTTTACCGCAACCGATTGAAACGGCTGAAAGACGTCCAGTTGCCGGGTTACAGCTACTGGTATGAATGCAATTCGCGTCATTTTGTGTTGGCGCTGACACCGTTGTCCGTCGCCGATCGCTTTCGTGAACTGATAAAAGAGAAGCCTGCGGCCTGGGTGTTTACCTCCGCGACGCTGTCCGTTAACGATCAACTTTTCCACTTCACCGATAGGCTGGGGTTGGATAACGCGAATACGCTCCTGTTACCCAGCCCGTTTGATTATGCCAATCAGGCGCTGCTCTGCGTCCCGCGTAACCTGCCGGAAACCAATCGCCCGGGGGCGGCGAAAAGGTTGGCGGCGATGCTACGACCGTTGATTGAAGCGAATCAGGGGCGTTGTTTTATGCTGTGTACCTCGCATCAGATGATGCGCGATTTGGCTGCTGAGTTCCGTGCGACGTTGACGTTACCAGTGCTGTTGCAGGGGGAAACGGGCAAGGCGCAATTGCTGTCGCAGTTTGTGTCAGCGGGTAATGCTTTGCTGGTGGCGACCAGCAGCTTCTGGGAAGGCGTGGATGTGCGCGGTGATACGCTTTCCTGTGTCATTATCGATAAATTGCCGTTTACCTCGCCGGACGATCCGCTGCTGAAAGCGCGTATAGAGGATTGTCGCCTGCGCGGCGGTGAGCCGTTCGACGATGTGCAGGTCCCCGATGCGGTAATTACCCTGAAACAAGGCGTAGGACGCCTCATCCGTGATGTTGAGGATCGCGGAGTGATTGTGATTTGCGATAATCGACTGGTGATGCGGCCGTATGGTGCGGTGTTTCTTAATAGTTTGCCACCGACACCGCGTACCCGTGATATTCAGCAAGCGATTACCTTCCTGACGCGTAGCTCATAA
- the tsaB gene encoding tRNA (adenosine(37)-N6)-threonylcarbamoyltransferase complex dimerization subunit type 1 TsaB, with protein MSTRILALDTATEACSVALWNEGEIHSLFEICPREHTQRILPMVQQVLADSGLTLNDLDALAFGQGPGSFTGVRIGIGIAQGLALGADLPLLGISSLATMAQGAFRQTQAMQVLAAIDARMGEVYWGCYQRDADGGWQGESEEAVLKPEQVQALTVALSGEWATVGTGWETYPELVNHSALVLTKGDILLPQAQDMLPLACRLWQAGKAVSVENAQPCYLRNEVTWKKLPGRA; from the coding sequence ATGTCTACGCGAATTCTAGCGCTTGATACTGCAACGGAAGCCTGTTCCGTCGCGCTTTGGAATGAAGGCGAAATTCATTCCCTGTTTGAAATTTGTCCCCGTGAACACACACAACGTATCTTACCGATGGTCCAGCAGGTGCTGGCCGACAGCGGCCTGACGCTTAACGATCTTGATGCGCTTGCCTTTGGCCAGGGACCGGGAAGTTTTACCGGCGTGCGGATTGGTATCGGCATTGCGCAGGGGCTGGCGCTGGGGGCGGATTTACCGCTGCTTGGTATATCGTCGCTGGCAACCATGGCGCAGGGGGCTTTCCGCCAGACGCAGGCGATGCAAGTGCTGGCGGCCATTGATGCGCGGATGGGAGAAGTGTACTGGGGCTGCTATCAGCGTGATGCTGACGGCGGCTGGCAGGGGGAATCCGAAGAAGCGGTATTGAAACCTGAACAGGTGCAGGCGTTAACCGTCGCGCTGTCAGGCGAGTGGGCCACGGTAGGTACCGGGTGGGAAACCTATCCTGAGCTGGTCAACCATTCCGCACTGGTGTTGACGAAGGGCGACATACTGCTGCCGCAGGCACAGGACATGTTACCGCTGGCCTGTCGGCTCTGGCAGGCAGGAAAAGCGGTCAGCGTCGAGAATGCGCAACCGTGCTACCTGCGTAATGAAGTGACCTGGAAAAAATTGCCCGGCCGCGCGTAG
- a CDS encoding Slp family lipoprotein: MKRMHLNRKSARLSMMAAAALLLSGCVTVPDAIKGTSPTPQDDLVRVMNAPQIYVGQESRFGGRVVSIRNEANKTRLEIASMPLDSGAKPLLDMPSEGRFIAYVNRFLEPVDFKDQLVTVVGPIVGTEQGAIGDKPYRYVVIDAQGYKRWNVVQRLMVPPGGYGYGPWGWRAGYGYGWGPGWGFDGGWPGPARIENIVTE; encoded by the coding sequence ATGAAAAGAATGCATCTGAATCGGAAAAGCGCACGCCTTTCTATGATGGCTGCGGCAGCGCTGTTGCTTTCAGGTTGCGTCACGGTGCCGGATGCCATCAAAGGCACCTCGCCAACGCCACAAGACGACTTGGTGCGAGTGATGAATGCGCCGCAGATTTATGTCGGTCAGGAGTCACGTTTTGGCGGGCGGGTGGTCAGCATCCGCAATGAAGCGAATAAAACCCGTCTGGAAATTGCCAGTATGCCGCTGGATAGCGGGGCGAAACCGCTGTTGGATATGCCGTCAGAAGGGCGCTTTATCGCCTATGTAAATCGCTTTCTGGAACCAGTCGATTTTAAAGACCAACTGGTGACCGTTGTTGGACCGATTGTCGGCACCGAACAGGGCGCTATCGGTGATAAACCTTATCGCTATGTCGTGATCGATGCGCAAGGCTACAAACGCTGGAATGTCGTGCAGCGTCTGATGGTGCCGCCCGGCGGTTACGGCTATGGTCCGTGGGGATGGCGCGCAGGTTATGGTTATGGCTGGGGCCCCGGATGGGGATTCGACGGCGGTTGGCCGGGTCCGGCACGGATTGAGAATATCGTGACAGAATAA
- the fadD gene encoding long-chain-fatty-acid--CoA ligase FadD — protein sequence MEKIWLSRYPADVPAEIDPDRYSSLIDMFENAVRRYADRPAFVNMGEVMTFRKLEERSRAFAAYLQNQLKLQKGDRVALMMPNLLQYPVALFGVLRAGMVVVNVNPLYTPRELEHQLKDSGASTIVIVSNFAHTLEKIVHNTAVKHVILTRMGDQLSTAKGTLVNFVVKYIKRLVPKYHLPDAISFRRVLQEGRRQQYIRPDIISSELAFLQYTGGTTGVAKGAMLTHRNMLANLEQCKAAYGSVLREERELVVTALPLYHIYALMVNGLLFFELGGKNLLITNPRDIPAVVKELKQYPFTAITGVNTLFNALLNNKEFHELDFSTLRLSAGGGASVQQSVAERWEKLTGKHLLEGYGLTESSPVVSGNPYDLKHYSGSIGLPVPSTDVRIIDDNGNDAGPGESGELWVRGPQIMLGYWQQPAATDEVLKDGWLATGDIVTSDDEGFLRVIDRKKDMILVSGFNVYPTEIEDVISRHPKVSESAVVGVESEVSGEAVKAFVVRRDNSLTKDELITHCRRNLTSYKVPKAIEFCDDLPKSNVGKILRRELRDEKKAKKDAAA from the coding sequence TTGGAAAAAATTTGGTTATCACGTTATCCGGCAGACGTTCCGGCGGAAATCGATCCCGATCGCTATTCGTCGTTGATTGACATGTTTGAGAATGCCGTGAGGCGTTACGCCGATCGGCCTGCTTTCGTCAATATGGGTGAAGTGATGACGTTTCGTAAGTTGGAAGAGCGGAGTCGGGCGTTTGCGGCCTATCTGCAAAACCAGCTTAAATTGCAAAAAGGCGACCGCGTAGCGTTGATGATGCCAAATCTGCTGCAATATCCCGTTGCGTTATTTGGTGTGTTACGTGCAGGTATGGTTGTCGTCAATGTTAACCCGCTGTATACGCCGCGTGAACTAGAACACCAGCTAAAAGACAGCGGTGCTAGCACGATTGTGATCGTATCTAATTTTGCGCATACGCTGGAAAAAATCGTCCATAACACGGCGGTGAAGCACGTCATCCTGACCCGTATGGGCGATCAGCTCTCTACGGCAAAAGGTACATTAGTAAATTTCGTGGTGAAATACATTAAGCGACTGGTGCCCAAATATCATTTGCCGGATGCCATCTCGTTTCGGCGTGTTTTGCAAGAGGGGCGGCGTCAGCAATATATTCGCCCCGATATCATCAGTAGTGAACTGGCGTTTCTGCAATATACCGGCGGCACCACGGGCGTCGCTAAAGGCGCGATGCTTACGCACCGCAATATGTTGGCGAACCTTGAACAGTGTAAGGCAGCTTACGGTTCCGTGTTGCGTGAAGAACGTGAATTGGTAGTGACGGCTCTTCCGTTGTATCACATCTATGCATTGATGGTGAATGGTCTGCTGTTCTTTGAACTGGGTGGAAAGAACCTCTTGATCACCAATCCTCGCGATATTCCAGCGGTGGTGAAGGAGTTGAAGCAATACCCCTTTACGGCGATTACTGGCGTAAATACCTTATTTAATGCATTGCTCAATAATAAAGAGTTTCATGAACTAGATTTTTCGACATTGCGACTCTCTGCAGGCGGAGGTGCCTCGGTACAGCAATCGGTGGCGGAGCGTTGGGAAAAATTGACGGGCAAGCATCTGCTCGAAGGGTACGGATTGACAGAGAGTTCACCCGTGGTATCGGGCAATCCTTACGACCTTAAGCATTACAGTGGCAGCATTGGGCTGCCCGTGCCGTCAACCGATGTCAGAATTATCGACGATAACGGCAACGATGCCGGGCCGGGCGAGTCCGGTGAGTTGTGGGTGCGTGGGCCACAGATAATGTTAGGGTACTGGCAGCAGCCTGCCGCGACGGATGAGGTGCTGAAAGACGGTTGGTTGGCAACGGGTGACATTGTCACGTCTGATGATGAAGGATTCCTGCGGGTAATCGATCGTAAGAAAGACATGATTCTGGTTTCTGGTTTTAACGTCTATCCGACGGAAATTGAAGATGTGATCAGTCGTCATCCCAAAGTGTCTGAATCGGCGGTGGTTGGGGTAGAAAGTGAGGTCTCCGGCGAGGCAGTAAAAGCCTTTGTGGTAAGGCGTGATAACTCGTTAACGAAAGATGAACTCATTACCCACTGTCGCCGCAATCTTACCAGCTATAAAGTGCCGAAAGCGATCGAGTTCTGTGACGATCTGCCGAAATCCAACGTCGGGAAAATCTTGCGCCGCGAACTGCGTGACGAGAAGAAGGCGAAGAAAGACGCTGCCGCCTGA
- the rnd gene encoding ribonuclease D, whose translation MNYQLITSDIGLQQICAQAQRFPQVALDTEFVRTRTYYPQLGLIQLYDGEQLSLIDPLTITDWAPFQALLRDEQVTKFLHAGSEDLEVFLNTFGTLPTPFVDTQILAAFLGKPLSYGFAALVADYMGVTLDKSESRTDWLARPLSEKQCDYAAADVFYLLPMAIQLVTDTEAAGWMNAALDECLLLCQRKQDILAPALAYREFGNAWQLRGRSLACLQRLAEWRLRKARERDSAVNFVVREENLLQVARCLPSSLGELSSLGLSGPEIRYHGKTLLDCVAQTDGIADVDCPPPVINLIDHPGYKKAFKDIKALVQRASEQSGLSAELLASRRQINRLLNWHWKLTGQDASTPEMLSGWRGQLYGDELREIVQGY comes from the coding sequence TTGAATTATCAGTTGATCACTTCCGACATCGGGTTACAACAGATCTGCGCTCAGGCGCAACGCTTTCCGCAGGTGGCATTGGACACGGAGTTTGTCAGAACCCGCACGTATTACCCGCAATTAGGGTTGATTCAATTGTATGACGGCGAACAGCTTTCGCTTATCGACCCGTTAACGATTACCGACTGGGCTCCTTTTCAGGCGTTGCTGCGTGACGAGCAGGTCACTAAATTCCTGCATGCAGGCAGCGAGGATCTGGAGGTGTTTCTCAATACGTTTGGAACACTGCCGACGCCTTTCGTTGATACACAGATTCTGGCCGCATTTTTAGGCAAGCCGCTTTCTTATGGCTTTGCTGCGCTGGTGGCCGACTACATGGGCGTGACGCTGGATAAAAGCGAGTCGAGAACGGACTGGCTCGCCCGTCCGCTGAGCGAAAAACAGTGTGATTACGCGGCCGCCGATGTGTTCTACCTGTTGCCGATGGCCATTCAACTGGTGACGGATACCGAAGCCGCGGGGTGGATGAACGCCGCGTTGGACGAGTGTCTCCTGCTTTGTCAGCGTAAACAGGATATTTTAGCCCCGGCATTGGCCTATCGTGAATTTGGCAACGCCTGGCAGCTACGTGGTCGGAGTCTGGCTTGCCTTCAGCGTCTGGCTGAGTGGCGCTTGCGTAAGGCGCGTGAGCGGGACAGCGCGGTGAATTTTGTGGTGCGTGAAGAGAACCTTTTGCAAGTGGCGCGTTGTCTGCCGTCTTCGCTGGGAGAACTGAGTTCTCTGGGGCTAAGCGGCCCAGAGATCCGCTACCACGGAAAAACGCTGCTGGATTGTGTCGCGCAAACGGACGGCATTGCTGACGTGGATTGCCCACCGCCAGTGATTAATTTGATCGACCATCCCGGTTATAAAAAAGCGTTTAAAGATATCAAGGCGTTGGTACAGCGCGCGAGTGAACAGAGTGGCTTGTCCGCCGAATTATTAGCTTCACGCCGCCAAATTAATCGCCTGCTGAACTGGCACTGGAAATTAACCGGGCAAGATGCGAGTACGCCGGAAATGTTGTCTGGCTGGCGCGGCCAGTTATATGGTGATGAACTGCGTGAAATTGTGCAGGGCTATTAA
- the minE gene encoding cell division topological specificity factor MinE — protein sequence MALLDFFLSRKKTTANIAKERLQIIVAERRRGDSEPHYLPQLKRDILEVICRYVQIDPEMVTVQLEQKGDDISVLELNVTLPEAEETPK from the coding sequence ATGGCTTTACTGGACTTCTTTCTGTCCCGCAAAAAAACGACAGCCAATATTGCCAAGGAACGGCTGCAAATTATTGTCGCGGAGCGACGCCGGGGTGATAGCGAACCCCATTATCTGCCGCAATTAAAGCGAGACATTCTTGAGGTTATCTGTAGATACGTGCAGATTGATCCTGAGATGGTAACGGTTCAACTTGAGCAAAAAGGAGATGATATTTCCGTACTTGAGTTGAACGTGACCTTACCGGAAGCGGAAGAAACACCTAAATGA
- the minD gene encoding septum site-determining protein MinD — MARIIVVTSGKGGVGKTTSSAAIATGLAQKGKKTVVIDFDIGLRNLDLIMGCERRVVYDFVNVIQGDATLNQALIKDKRTDNLYILPASQTRDKDALTHEGVEKILNDLGDMEFDFIVCDSPAGIETGALMALYFADEAIITTNPEVSSVRDSDRILGILSSKSRRAERSEEPIKEHLLLTRYNPGRVSRGDMLSMEDVLEILRIPLVGVIPEDQSVLRASNQGEPVILDAEADAGKAYADTVERLLGEERPFRFIEEEKKGFLKRLFGG, encoded by the coding sequence ATGGCACGCATCATTGTTGTTACATCGGGTAAAGGGGGCGTTGGCAAGACCACATCAAGCGCGGCCATTGCTACCGGTTTAGCCCAGAAAGGAAAAAAGACGGTTGTCATCGATTTTGACATCGGTCTGCGTAACCTCGACCTAATCATGGGATGTGAGCGTCGCGTGGTGTATGACTTCGTGAACGTGATTCAGGGTGATGCCACACTGAATCAGGCGCTGATCAAAGATAAGAGAACGGACAACCTCTATATTCTGCCTGCATCACAAACGCGCGATAAGGATGCGTTAACGCATGAGGGCGTGGAAAAAATACTCAACGACCTGGGCGATATGGAGTTCGATTTTATCGTATGTGATTCGCCAGCCGGGATTGAAACCGGTGCGTTGATGGCGCTCTATTTTGCTGATGAAGCGATTATCACCACCAACCCGGAAGTCTCTTCCGTCCGCGATTCCGACCGTATTTTGGGCATTTTGTCCTCAAAATCACGTCGTGCGGAACGTTCTGAAGAGCCGATCAAAGAACACCTGTTGCTGACGCGCTACAACCCAGGCCGGGTAAGCCGTGGCGACATGCTGAGTATGGAAGACGTCCTTGAAATCCTGCGGATCCCGCTGGTTGGCGTGATCCCTGAAGATCAATCCGTACTCCGCGCCTCTAACCAGGGTGAACCCGTCATTCTGGATGCGGAAGCCGATGCAGGTAAAGCCTACGCGGATACCGTTGAACGTTTACTGGGCGAAGAGCGTCCTTTCCGTTTTATTGAAGAAGAGAAGAAGGGTTTCCTTAAACGACTTTTTGGGGGATAA
- the minC gene encoding septum site-determining protein MinC: MSQTPIELKGSSFTLSVVHLHDPQPEVIYQALQEKIEQAPAFLKNAPVVINVAALTAETDWIKLQQAISSTGLHVVGVSGCTDDVLKQAIAQAGLPLLSEGKAQRRAVEPVAAVPAVVKTKIINTPVRSGQQIYARNSDLIVMSSVSAGAEVIADGNIHIYGMMRGRALAGVSGDVQSQIFCTHLAAELVSIAGRYWLSDQIPEAYFGQPARINLNLLDNVLTIKPLD, from the coding sequence ATGTCACAAACGCCAATAGAGCTAAAAGGCAGCAGCTTTACCTTATCGGTTGTTCATTTGCATGATCCCCAACCCGAGGTAATTTACCAGGCACTACAGGAAAAAATAGAGCAAGCGCCTGCTTTCCTGAAAAATGCCCCCGTTGTCATTAATGTTGCTGCATTAACTGCGGAAACCGACTGGATAAAATTGCAGCAGGCCATTTCATCAACTGGTCTGCATGTCGTCGGCGTCAGCGGATGCACCGACGACGTATTAAAACAAGCCATTGCGCAGGCGGGGCTTCCTCTTTTGAGTGAAGGCAAAGCACAACGTCGGGCCGTTGAACCCGTTGCTGCCGTTCCTGCTGTAGTGAAGACAAAAATCATCAACACCCCTGTTCGCTCCGGCCAACAGATTTATGCTCGGAACAGTGACTTAATCGTCATGAGCAGCGTCAGCGCAGGGGCAGAGGTGATTGCTGATGGCAATATTCATATTTACGGCATGATGCGCGGCCGGGCCCTCGCGGGCGTTTCTGGCGATGTTCAAAGCCAGATATTCTGTACGCATCTGGCCGCAGAACTGGTCTCTATCGCCGGACGTTACTGGCTGAGCGACCAGATACCTGAAGCGTATTTTGGGCAGCCAGCACGGATCAACCTGAACCTGCTGGACAATGTGTTAACGATAAAACCTCTAGACTAG